The Natribaculum luteum genome contains the following window.
CTCCTCCTTGACGACCGGAAGGTTATCAAGCTCAAGGGCACGCCGGTAGTAATACCCGGCGAGAGCCAGATATGGTCCGAGTGTTCGCTTGATCATCTTAAATTCACCAACATTGTGTTCGAAGTACCGACCAAGCGCCGCATTGAGTTCGTCCTGATGGGATTCTATCTGGTGGCCCTTGAACTGGTTTTTTTCTTGGATAGTGTTCAGGACGTCACCACTTCGGAGAACGACATCCCCGCGTTTCAGCAGATCTAACTCAACCAGACTATCGATGTACTTCTGGTACTTCTCCCCATCTTCGTAGCTATCCATCGTCTTGATTGCATCAACCTCAATTTCGCCGTTCAGGATTACCTCAGAGAGGAGGTCTTGAATGGGTGCATACTGATTTTCGGGGAACGGAAGATGCGAAAGGCTACTGCCAGATGCACGAACCAATGCCTTCTGTACTGCTTGGTTCAGTTCCTTTTCGTAGTCCTCCAACTCACTTTTTACCTGACTCGATGTTGGGTAATCAACTTCTTTCGAGTTCGCATCGACAGTGACTTCCCCAACATGGATCGGATCTAGGAATCGGAGATCGACTGCATCCTCCTTGTCCTCGTCAAGTATAAGCTTCGGCGACCGGAGGATAATAGGGAACGAGTACTCAAGGTCATCTCCATCGAAGTCACCAGAGTTCAGACGGAGATACGTACCAAGGTTGAAACGGATGGCTTCCATCGCTAGACGGCGTGCTTCATCCTTGCTCACGGACGTACTTTCCTTGGTACTCATAGTTCGTCCCTCCGTGTGGGTTCCAGTCCGTCTGACAATCTAACTGCTATTGACGTATTAAACTCTGGGTCCCAAGCTTCTTCTAGCTTTCCTATTTCCATCGTTGTTGTCCCTTCCACAAGCGGGTCCTCTATGGTAATATGCGAGTCACCAACACCAGATACGATAACAGCATGTACAGGACCCTCACCTCGATTCCCAGTTTTGAGTAGAACACGATCAACCATAATAATCGTTGGGAGAAGTTGATTTAATCCTTCGTTGGCGAACTCATCAACGCTTTGTGGAAGCCCGTTATATCGGTACTCAAGGTGGAATTTCAAGCTAGAGATTTCAGTGGCGAGTTCAGTGAGTGGTTCCTGACCAACGTTTTCCCAACCCAAGTCGCCGATCTCAAGGTAGTCTCGAATCAAGTCCAACTTGGGTGGGTTTGTTTTTGCACGAACGTCCTTGTCGGGGTACTCGTTAGCAACGTAGTGGGCCACCATCCATAGGGCATAGCAGATACACTCGGGCGCATCCTGCGCCTGTCGATGACTCGGCATACGGAGAACATCGTACTCGCGTCCTCCGGGGTTAGCCATAATCGGGTTTCCTACCATCAGGACCCTCCATTCTTCGCACACACGATTGGTCTGAAATAGAGATGCTCACCTCTAGTACTTCAATCACTAGGCTTCCAGTGCGAAAACGAACAGTGTTCGCTTCCGAGAAGAGGCTAGCCGTATCTATGCTCCCTTAACCAACCGGTCAAACTGATGGGGCGGGATGGCCCCACGAGCGGCGTGGCCGTCGTAGGCGAACGTCGGGATGCCCGTGACGCCCCGTTCTTTGGCCTCTTCGAAGCGCTGTTTCATCTCTTCCTCCAGTTGGTCGTCGCCGATTGCATCGTACACTTCGGTTTCTGGCACGTCAACACCGCTTCCTGATGCGAATCTAAACTCGAAACGAGGGGTGTGGCCATGGACGTTACACTTACAACGGAGGTTCCTAAGTCAGCAAAATGATATGGGCGTATATCTATATCTTAACTACTGAAGCGCCGTTTTACACTTACAATCTGGAGGGTGGCGGTACAAGTCGCTCATTCAAAACGAGGGGTGTTGACGCCCCTCGTTTTGAATGAGCGAACACTCAAAGGCCGATATAGCATGCAAAACACCGTCTGCAGTTATTCTGGAACAAACCGGTGTGCTTGTTCAACCCCCGCCCGTTCATCATGGTCCACATACCGCTTCTCTGTAATATCAACCGATGAATGCCCCATCTGTTTACTCAACTCCCAGATACCCATATCCGTCTCGTTCGCCATATAGGTTCCATACCCCTTCCGAAGACTGTGAGCCGTGATTTTCCACCGCTCGCCACCGTTCGCATCAACGTAATCCACCTCGTTAATCCCGGCTTCAATCGCCGCATCACGAACGATCTCGTTGATACGCTCCCCCCGAACCTTACCGCCGCGTTCCCCAACCAATAGAGTCTCCCTGTTATTACGATTGAGAGCGTCACGGTCTCCGCCGTCAATCCAGCGTGACAGATACCCGTCCAAGCTAGGGTGGTACGCAACAACACGAGGCTTCCCATTCTTCGCAACCTCCGGTCGAATACGGACTTCCCGGCGGCTACGATCGATGTCATCCAGTAGTAGCTCAGCCAACTCCCCGCGACGCATCCCCGTCTGCCACAGAATCCGGACTATCAGACGGTCACGCTTTGCATGACGAACCACATTCCGTTCAATCAAATCAACTTCCTCTGGCGTCACAGCACGTTTCTCGCCCGGATCCAGATGTCGTGATTGCTCCGTCGTCTTGGACAATCCATGGTCCCCTCGCCACTTCTCTAGCGGGTTCTCATCCGCCAAATCTGCACGAATCAAGAACTCGTAGAGGTTATGGATGCGGTCATACCGGTATCTCGGGGTAGTCCCGTTGAACTGATTATCAAGGTCATCGATGAGGTCCAAAATGTCGACCGGAGACACATCTGCAGGCCGATCAAACTCGTTGTCGTCCAACCAATGATCGAACCAGCGCACGTCTTGCAGATACGATGTCAGCGACGATGTGCTGTTCTTCTCGTCGTCTGCATCGTCCGTTTGCGATTTCAAACGTTTCGCATACCGACGTAGCCCCGGTCGACAGTCCTCAATGTCGCGGTATTGCTGTGGCGGCATTACTTCGCCCTCCGGTAGTACCGCCGAAGAATTACGTCGTCAGAGTCCATGTTGCCCCGAATACGAGGCTTGTAATCGTACACGTCCACATCCTTGTACGTTGCACGACAGTACGACAATGCACGACGCACATCGTCTGGAGACGCATCGAGATATTCCGTCCATGCCTTCGCATCCCCCCATTTCTGGGCATCATAGACGTTCGTCACCGGATCGCGTCGCTCCTCAATTTCAACGTGATCAGGGGCCTCACCCTCCACTCCGGGAAGTTCCGATTTTCCGACGCCGGGAAGGGTAGTCCCCCAATCCTTCGGGTCGTCAACGATGGCAAGGTTGTCGTAGATTTCGACAGCAAGCGAACCGACATCAGACGGGTCGCTCAGGCTGTCTTTGACGACCTCCATGTCATCACGGATGTCGCTGATTGCACGTTTTGTGGTTTCAAGTGATGCTTCGAAGAGGCCCTTGATTTCGTCTGTATTGATGTCGTTTGCGTTATTGTCCGACATTTCACGGTATACTGACTTCCGACAAAGGTCGGACAAGTCGCTGAACTCTGTTGATTTCTTTGCGTACTCTTTGAATTTGGCCTTCTCATCTTCTGAAACCCAGAAGTTGATTTTGGTTCGTCCGTCTCGCATAGGGCCAACTACCGACCCACCCTATATGTAAGTTGTACATATGTTGTAAATGAGAACCGCGTCATCTAGAGGGACGCCCACGACTCGTCCGACCGAGGGGCGGGTCCGTCGCATCCGTCGACGCACTAGTCGACCCACCGATATTTTTCACGCACACCCTCTCGAGGGGTACGTCTCTCGTTTGACTCTCGTTTCGACGATCGCGCCACGGCCCTTATCGGCAGCGCCACCCAATCCTCGAGCGATGGACAGACGGACGTTCGTCGCCGGCGTGTCGTCGCTTTCGCTCGCCGGTTGTCTGTCGTCGGACGACGCCGACCCCGACCCCGACCCCGAGGCTCGACTGTTCGTTCGCAACCAGGAGTGTCTGGGCGAGACGAGCGTCGAGGAGGCAAACCAGGTGTGGGTCGACGAACGAGACGGCGAGCGGCTCGTCGTCTCGGGGCAGCTCACCGACGGGGGGTCACGCCAGACGGCCGAACTGAGTTCCGTCGAACTGTCCGGAAGCGACCTCTACGTCTCCGTTGGGACGACGACGGACACGAGCTGTTCGCTCGACAGCAACTGTCCGGTCC
Protein-coding sequences here:
- a CDS encoding DsbA family protein produces the protein MPETEVYDAIGDDQLEEEMKQRFEEAKERGVTGIPTFAYDGHAARGAIPPHQFDRLVKGA
- a CDS encoding tyrosine-type recombinase/integrase translates to MPPQQYRDIEDCRPGLRRYAKRLKSQTDDADDEKNSTSSLTSYLQDVRWFDHWLDDNEFDRPADVSPVDILDLIDDLDNQFNGTTPRYRYDRIHNLYEFLIRADLADENPLEKWRGDHGLSKTTEQSRHLDPGEKRAVTPEEVDLIERNVVRHAKRDRLIVRILWQTGMRRGELAELLLDDIDRSRREVRIRPEVAKNGKPRVVAYHPSLDGYLSRWIDGGDRDALNRNNRETLLVGERGGKVRGERINEIVRDAAIEAGINEVDYVDANGGERWKITAHSLRKGYGTYMANETDMGIWELSKQMGHSSVDITEKRYVDHDERAGVEQAHRFVPE